The sequence below is a genomic window from Coffea arabica cultivar ET-39 chromosome 4c, Coffea Arabica ET-39 HiFi, whole genome shotgun sequence.
GGCCGGTCCTTTATTTTCTGGCAAGCCGCACCCCCAAACACACACACGCAGACACACACAAACAAAAAACTACTCTTGTACCATCGGATGTTGATCTAGATGACATAAGTAAAGCTTGATGATCCCACATGGACGATGGACAGGGACGGTACGTACATGCCCCGGCAACAGGCTATCACAGCTTCCacataaaaaaaagaattgaaagaaataattaagaaaCTGACCAGGTCGAACCCGACAAGGACCCAAAATATTGAAAGCACTCAAAATCAAGGCACACGCTTCACATCATTCAGTCACCAATCTACATGGACCAATCAGAACGGCCCAGCAAAGATACGTGTCAAATCCTCAATGGTCAGTTCCCGGAACAAGCGTCCGAATTGAATTCCTCCTCCTCCGCTTCATTTTTTATATGCGTACACAAGGAGGTAAAAGCCAAACGCGCTTGTAACTCTTTAGtcatctttttgtttttggttaaGTTGCCCCTCTGCAGCCGGACAAACTACTAGAAGGAAAGAAGATGTCATCCGACAAGTCTAAAGTGTCGCCAGAATCCTACTCCTCCGCCATGAATTTTGAGGAAACTGAGCTCAGCTTAGGCTTACCAGGTGGACCTCGAGTCCAGAATTGCAGCCGGAAACGGAGTCTTTCAGGAGGTGCTGATCTGAGACTGGGGTGTTCAAGTTCTGGGCAAAATGAAACCTCAGACCCAACAACCATACCTCCAGCAAAGTAAGCACTAGTACTAGCTAGGCatgcatatacatatatatatatatgtataattatGTACTAagcaagtatatatatatatatgttttgtaCAAAATGGCCAAAACAATTTATTTGCTTCTTGCAGATGCTTTGAATATTGCTTCTACACATTTCCGCGTTAGATAATCCAATTTATAGATACAAGCTTTTGTATTGATCATATATACCAGAAGTAACCGAATCTTGTCAAGCCCCCTCCCCTCCTATAATATTGTATGAAATCATAGCTAGCTAAGGTAGTATAGTATGTGATTCTGTTTCTAAAGTCTTAATTAATTAAGCAGGGGTTTTGAATTTCAGGGCACAGGTGGTAGGATGGCCACCTGTAAAATCATCGAGGAGGAACATGATGAAGAGTAGCAGCAAATATGTGAAGGTGGCAGTAGATGGAGCTCCATACCTAAGAAAAGTTGATTTGGAGATGTACAGCGGCTACCAGCAGCTTTTAGCCGGTCTGGAGGGCATGTTTACCTGCCAAACCATATGTAagcattttgatttaaaaaaaattagtgcaTATGTAGACAGCAGTCTGTTTTTCTTCAGTGTTAGGTACAACCATATGTTCCCGGCCGACCACGGAGGGAAAATATGAATTTGTAGCGTGATATATATGACTGTGTGTATCAGGTAATGGTGCGAATCAGAAAAAGCTGATGGATCCTGCCAATGGTATGCAATATGTGCCAACCTATGAAGACAAGGACGGAGACTGGATGTTAGTTGGAGATGTTCCTTGGAAGTACGTTCGTTCAAGAATTGCTTATTTGTTCCtcaaaataattatatatattttttttaaaaaaaaaaaagaaaaaagaaagaaaaaccagatttgcttgatctgtataaCTTCCTCGTTTTCCTTTCGGGGTCGGTAGTAACTTCCGTTTTGTTAATTGATCTGAATTTACAGAATGTTTGTGGAATCGTGCAAGCGATTGAGATTAATGAAAAGCTCGGAGGCAATTGAATTGGGTGAGTTGCACAATTTTAAGCCCTCTGGTTCCTTTCATTTGAATGATTTACAGAATGTTCTCAGAAAAAACTACACACCCACCCATGGAGTCTGATTTGAGTGGAAATagataacatatatatatatatatgtatagaaATAAAAAACTGTAGTTGTactttattatttggttatatTGCTTAacattttcttaattttgatgTGCATGCAGCTACAAGGACACCTCCAAATTGCTCGAGCACTTGCTGAAGAAAACCTTATTTGGGATAGAAATTTCATGTACAGATACAGGTCGGTCGGCTCTTTGAGGAGTTAAAGTTTTGAGGATTACTTATAGGATATGTTATATACCAGTGTAAGAACAAATTTCTggcttctttttccttttcagtcAATGTAAAATTTGGATACCCTGAAATGAATACGATACTCTTTGTGAAGTTAATTTCTACACATACCTGTGTGCTTCAAACTACGTACTATTGTTGGCTGTGTTAGGTACCACTGAATTTACAGCAAGGGATCGGAGGAATTCAATTCAACCTTTTTATCCTAAATAAACGAATCCACagaagggattttttttttttttttttccacttgaGAAGAAAATGTTTAATTTTAGAGAATAAAGCAAAATCTTTGGAGCATCAAACTGTTATTTGTTTTCAATAAAGGCCGTGTACCGTGTAATATGATGATTTGACACAACACATTTTCCACTTTGTATtgattttttgttcttttgggaATCAAGTTGATCATGGCTTTCCAATCTTGATGACGTTTTTCAGCTAAAAcagcttcttcttttttttttttataaataaagaaAACTGAGTTAAtggaaataaaaaatagagCGGCTTAGTCTTCTTTTTAAATGGCAAGCAAGACTCTCCGAGATGTTCTCAAGCCTTTGCGTTTTTCGCTGGAAACTAAAATACAGTCACCTATAGTAGGAGGGGTGCAAGGGAACCTAATCAAGATGAACATCTCAGTGTTCAAgtttattgtttaattattttaccgaattttaaatttcattttatttatttgtcgaTTCGAATCTGAACGAATTTTGTTATTGAGTTTGAATGTACCCGAACATAAAATACTATTTATCATTGAATTGACCGGTGAACAAATCAAATTTGAGCCAATTCCTGTCAGATCGATCGAGTTTGAAAAAGTTCGATTCTCTTTCGATTCTAATCACGCGTCAAACGGACGTTGGATCTGTTATTTCACTGGGGCCGAGTCCAGATTACTAAAAGGTGGCCTGTTATGATTGACCTCAATGGCATGGGCTCATGGGCTGAACAGTGACATGAAAGATAGGGAGTGGTGTAAAAAGGAGATAAAGGAGCCTTCCATCAGTGAAAGCTGCATCGCCAACATTCAGTTGGTCGGACGTGCCAGCTTTGAGACAGATTACTTATCGTCTCAAGGCCAATATGGGCCTAATTAAGTCCAAAACAAACTGTTCGAAGTGTCTTTTGTCCTTTTTAAGGTAAACAAGCTATTGTATTTAAAGATTGAAGCCTCAAAAGCATCCtactcatttttcttatttttgttatgGATAATGGAAAGTTTAAGAGAAAAAGATGAGGTTAACCAATTATGAAGTCGAGCCATAATATTTCAAATCCACCATGAAGATGTTCCTTTACAAAATTGCCTGCCATGGGGGACTATTTCTAGTAGCAATACAATTTCAAACCTAACATGTTAAAAATGGTACTAGTTGAGCCAGCCCTCATAGACTTCCAAATGCGCGTGTGATtggaaattacaccaaaaataaTCTTCACTTGTTGACGAAAATTTCTAATTAATGAGAAAAAGCTTACATTCTCCGCGTGCGTGATAATACGCACCtatttctaatatttttttttttctgaagcaCATAATAATCCCTCTGATTTAAGCCAAATACTAGTATGTCGGGATACCTTAGAGTACAAGATTTAGAAATGAAAGCCAACTCAAAGGGCATTCGTGATTCGACCATTGTTAAGCTCTTTTCGTAGGgcaacttgctttcttttctacATAATAATtcaaagggataattgcagaaacctcccctgaggtttctattACTAACATCGacctcctctatcaaatttgaAATAGCATTGATCTCCCCTAAAAAAAGTTGGAACCAATTTAAAAGGTAAAAGTGTGTGAATTTACTAGAGTACCCTCAATTGGATTTAACTTTACCAGATGAAAGGTTTAATTACtttcatcaaaaccaacaaatcctttcttgaacaaattaaacTAAACAAACTATttcttcttattattattaaactAAACAAACAATTAATATGCTGAATTAATCGATCACCTAAAACATTATCCTAAGATGCATTCTCAGTCATCGGCATAGATTCTTCAATGCAAGTCTCAACTCCCAACTACCTTAATTTGTCCAAACAAAAcgcggaaaagaaaaaaaaataatgtccCAACGACCAATAATTCAGTCATCTACTAACTCTCCATAGAAAAATTGGATTATATATCAATAACTCGTGGTCGCAGCTGCAACAAAAAAACGTGTACCTTTTACTTGCTTATAAGTTAATTTGCTGTGAAAAGAAGCAGGACGTAAATTTGATTACGGGGAACTCTTTCTTCCTGCATTAGTATGAACCAGTATCGCACCATTGGAGCTAAGTTCTTGTTACGCGTAAGCTGATTCTAAAGTACAATGAATATCACATTTGACCTTACAATAACTCTACCAGCTG
It includes:
- the LOC113738695 gene encoding auxin-responsive protein IAA1 gives rise to the protein MSSDKSKVSPESYSSAMNFEETELSLGLPGGPRVQNCSRKRSLSGGADLRLGCSSSGQNETSDPTTIPPAKAQVVGWPPVKSSRRNMMKSSSKYVKVAVDGAPYLRKVDLEMYSGYQQLLAGLEGMFTCQTICNGANQKKLMDPANGMQYVPTYEDKDGDWMLVGDVPWKMFVESCKRLRLMKSSEAIELATRTPPNCSSTC